A window of the Streptomyces luomodiensis genome harbors these coding sequences:
- a CDS encoding SDR family NAD(P)-dependent oxidoreductase yields the protein MSDDRERRLRPGERSGVDGKRVLVTGGSRGLGEQIVRLLASDGARLATCARTPEGLRSLTASLSAEGHGELFTRTLDVTEPEMLEEFVTAAAERFSGLDGVVACAGGARGRGIEEADAQDWSLTWEMNVGHTARLVKAAVPHLRRAGGGSVVVIASISGWKPGPQAQYGAAKAAQIHLAASLARELGPDGIRVNTVSPGSMLIPGKRWDRMRTEDPEAWARFTAELPGGEPVTPQEVARVVAFLLSDASSGVSGAHLPVDRAQNAPTPGGY from the coding sequence GTGAGCGACGACCGCGAGAGGCGGCTCCGCCCGGGGGAACGGTCCGGTGTGGACGGCAAACGGGTCCTGGTGACCGGAGGCTCCCGGGGACTGGGTGAACAGATCGTACGGCTACTCGCCTCGGATGGGGCGCGGTTGGCCACCTGTGCGCGGACGCCGGAGGGGCTGCGCTCCCTCACGGCGTCCCTGAGCGCCGAGGGACACGGGGAGTTGTTCACCCGTACGCTGGACGTCACCGAGCCGGAGATGCTGGAGGAGTTCGTCACTGCGGCGGCGGAACGTTTCAGCGGGCTGGACGGCGTGGTGGCCTGCGCCGGCGGCGCCCGCGGCCGCGGCATCGAGGAGGCCGACGCCCAGGACTGGTCGCTGACCTGGGAGATGAACGTCGGCCATACGGCCCGGCTGGTGAAGGCCGCGGTACCGCATCTGCGCCGCGCGGGCGGCGGCTCCGTCGTGGTGATCGCCTCCATCTCCGGCTGGAAGCCGGGCCCCCAGGCCCAGTACGGAGCGGCGAAGGCCGCCCAGATCCACCTCGCGGCCTCACTCGCCCGCGAACTGGGCCCGGACGGCATCCGGGTGAACACCGTCTCCCCGGGGTCCATGCTGATCCCGGGGAAGCGGTGGGACCGGATGCGCACCGAAGACCCCGAGGCCTGGGCCCGGTTCACGGCCGAGCTCCCGGGCGGTGAACCGGTCACCCCGCAGGAGGTCGCCCGCGTCGTGGCGTTCCTGCTCTCGGACGCCTCGAGCGGGGTCTCCGGTGCGCATCTGCCCGTGGACCGGGCCCAGAACGCCCCCACACCAGGAGGCTATTGA
- a CDS encoding helix-turn-helix domain-containing protein translates to MSEARPAGAAPTVLRRVLGKRLRFLRERAKVSFEEAAKAIEVTPLTVRRMEKAEVGLKIPYVKELLRNYGVRGAEIDDFLALAREANQPGWWHQFRDVLPDWFSAYVSLESEATVIRAYEPHYVPGLLQTEDYARAVLRMGFPHDTEEELERRIALRVKRQSLFTKPDAPTIWAILDETVLRRPVGGLQVMRDQIDHLIGTLEIPKVRLQIMRFTAGPHPGAFGPFHYFRFGFSELPDVVYTESLTGAVYVDKPAEVVAYLEVLDRMAIQAEPIGDTSTILAELRKEI, encoded by the coding sequence GTGAGCGAGGCACGGCCGGCCGGCGCCGCCCCCACCGTTTTGCGCAGAGTCCTGGGCAAGCGTCTGCGGTTTCTGCGCGAACGGGCGAAGGTGTCGTTCGAGGAAGCCGCGAAAGCCATCGAGGTCACCCCGTTGACCGTGCGCAGGATGGAGAAGGCGGAAGTCGGCCTCAAGATCCCGTATGTGAAGGAGCTGCTGCGGAACTACGGCGTCCGCGGTGCGGAGATCGATGATTTCCTGGCCCTGGCGCGGGAGGCCAACCAGCCGGGGTGGTGGCATCAGTTCCGCGATGTGCTCCCGGACTGGTTCAGTGCCTACGTCAGCCTGGAGAGTGAGGCCACCGTCATCCGGGCGTACGAGCCCCACTACGTCCCCGGGCTGCTTCAGACAGAGGACTACGCACGAGCGGTCCTGCGCATGGGCTTCCCCCATGACACCGAGGAGGAGCTGGAGCGCCGGATCGCGCTGCGCGTCAAGCGCCAGAGCCTGTTCACCAAGCCGGACGCGCCGACCATCTGGGCGATCCTCGACGAAACGGTGCTGCGCCGCCCGGTCGGCGGCCTGCAGGTGATGCGCGACCAGATCGACCACCTGATCGGCACCTTGGAGATCCCCAAGGTCAGGCTGCAGATCATGCGGTTCACGGCGGGGCCGCACCCCGGAGCCTTCGGCCCCTTCCACTACTTCCGCTTCGGATTCTCCGAACTGCCGGACGTCGTCTACACCGAGAGCCTCACCGGGGCGGTCTATGTGGACAAGCCGGCCGAAGTCGTCGCCTATCTCGAGGTCCTGGACCGGATGGCGATCCAGGCCGAGCCGATCGGCGACACCAGCACCATCCTGGCCGAACTGCGTAAGGAGATCTGA
- a CDS encoding DUF397 domain-containing protein, with the protein MHDPVYSGMPATDLGTEGWEKPWSGSNGGTCLEAKRLPDGRVALRQSTDPTGPALIYSRSEMASFLAAAKAGEADFLIS; encoded by the coding sequence ATGCACGACCCCGTCTACAGCGGAATGCCGGCCACGGACCTGGGCACGGAGGGCTGGGAGAAGCCCTGGAGCGGGTCCAACGGCGGCACCTGCCTCGAGGCCAAGCGGCTGCCGGACGGGCGGGTGGCGCTGCGCCAGTCCACCGACCCGACCGGGCCCGCGCTGATCTACTCCCGCTCGGAGATGGCGTCCTTCCTGGCGGCGGCGAAGGCCGGCGAGGCGGACTTCCTCATCTCGTAG
- a CDS encoding SAM-dependent methyltransferase: MTDGSSTPDPQALTKIDTTVPHSARIWNYWMGGKDNYEVDRIAGDQYREVAPNIETMARASRAYLIRTVTHVAGACGIRQFLDIGTGLPTYDNTHQVAQRVAPEARIVYVDNDPLVLRHAQALLTSSREGVTDYIDADLHEPERILEAAARTLDFDRPIALMLMGILGHIQNYAEAVSIVRRLHEALPSGSYFVHYDSTDTDQALKQAQQGYDDTGAVPYVLRSVAQISRFYEGLELIEPGIVSCPLWRPGHAETAIETTDVHGGVARKP; encoded by the coding sequence ATGACAGACGGCTCGTCCACCCCCGACCCGCAAGCCCTGACCAAGATCGACACCACGGTGCCGCATTCGGCCCGGATCTGGAACTACTGGATGGGCGGCAAGGACAACTACGAGGTCGACCGGATCGCCGGTGACCAGTACCGGGAGGTCGCCCCGAACATCGAGACCATGGCCCGCGCCTCGCGCGCCTACCTCATCCGCACCGTCACCCATGTGGCGGGCGCCTGCGGCATCCGGCAGTTCCTGGACATCGGCACCGGGCTGCCCACCTACGACAACACCCACCAGGTCGCCCAGCGGGTGGCGCCCGAGGCCCGCATCGTCTACGTCGACAACGACCCCCTGGTGCTCCGGCACGCGCAGGCGCTGCTCACCAGCAGCCGGGAGGGGGTGACCGACTACATCGACGCGGATCTGCACGAGCCCGAGCGGATCCTGGAGGCCGCGGCCAGGACACTCGACTTCGACCGGCCCATCGCCCTGATGCTGATGGGCATCCTCGGCCATATCCAGAACTACGCCGAGGCGGTGTCGATCGTGCGCCGGCTGCACGAGGCGTTACCGTCCGGCAGCTACTTCGTGCACTACGACAGCACCGACACCGACCAGGCGCTCAAGCAGGCCCAGCAGGGCTACGACGACACCGGCGCCGTTCCGTACGTGCTGCGCAGCGTGGCGCAGATCAGCCGCTTCTACGAGGGCCTGGAGCTGATCGAGCCCGGTATCGTGTCCTGTCCGCTGTGGCGGCCCGGCCACGCCGAGACGGCCATCGAGACCACCGATGTCCACGGGGGCGTGGCGCGCAAGCCGTGA